One Cryptococcus neoformans var. neoformans B-3501A chromosome 10, whole genome shotgun sequence DNA window includes the following coding sequences:
- a CDS encoding hypothetical protein (HMMPfam hit to GXGXG, GXGXG motif, score: 351.2, E(): 1.4e-102; HMMPfam hit to Glu_syn_central, Glutamate synthase central domain, score: 542.5, E(): 3.5e-160; HMMPfam hit to Glu_synth_NTN, Glutamate synthase amidotransferase domain, score: 927.1, E(): 5.9e-276; HMMPfam hit to Glu_synthase, Conserved region in glutamate synthase, score: 786.6, E(): 1.2e-233; HMMPfam hit to Pyr_redox, Pyridine nucleotide-disulphide oxidoreductase, score: 81.1, E(): 2.7e-21) yields the protein MCGVGFICHIKGHAAHKIVSDARNILCNMTHRGATGADARDGDGAGVMTGIPHDFFVREASFCFDAKLPGEGHYAVGNVFFSTDDYAQQQGTFESIAKSLGLRVLGWREVPTDNSILGPASKSKEPKILQPFVVLEEHYGPGQDSQDGNFDERKFERELYILRKQATHKIGLKNGFYVCSLTTSNIVYKGQLSPIQVYNYYHDLNHALYASHFALVHSRFSTNTFPSWDRAQPMRWAAHNGEINTVRGNKNWMRAREGNLRSDRFGDDLELLYPIVESGGSDSAAFDNVLELLVVNGVMTLPEAVMMLIPEAWQNNDLMEPEKKAFYAWAGSLMEPWDGPALFTFSDGRYCGANLDRNGLRPCRFVVTSDDIMVCASEVGTITIEPEKIIQKGRLKPGRMLLVDTKEGRIVDDRELKLTTAKRQPFAAWVESQVLRLPEVVRRVQRFENIDVSLDEVPLSTDPKLLAFGYTIEQLNMLMLPMVHEGHEALGSMGNDAALACMSTTPRTVYDYFRQLFAQVTNPPIDPIRESIVMSLETMVGNEGNLLEIKPSQLHRLHLKSPILTIQEMNSVKHMKLANSGWPSITIDITFDKREGLPGYRNALDRVRQEVINAVDAGFKSVILSDRATSPDRVPLSAILAVGGAHHFLVKERKRSKVALMVETGEAREVHHMCVLIGYGADAICPWLIMEMIYKVGREGLVKESQSVEKLVANYMKATDEGILKVLSKMGVSTLASYKGAQLFEILGLHEEVVGDCFVGTASRVQGATYELLAMDAFEFHERAWPTRDAVMVPGMPESGEYHYRQGSEMRVNDPVSIAQLQDAVRQKNQAAYDTYSKNSRESIKRGTLRGLLEFNFENATPVPIEQVEPWNEIVRRCVTGAMSYGSISMEAHTALALAMNRLGGKSNTGEGGEDAERSIPIPGPGAELNGQPFTHAMELKPVWDSRRSAIKQVASGRFGVTSNYLADSDELQIKMAQGAKPGEGGELPGHKVSASIGRTRHSTPGVTLVSPPPHHDIYSIEDLKQLIYDLKAANPRARVSVKLVSEVGVGIVASGVVKAKADHITISGHDGGTGAAKWTSIKYAGLPWELGLAETHQTLVLNNLRGRVTVQTDGQIRTGRDIAIATLLGAEEWGFATTPLIAMGCIMMKACHKNTCPVGIATQDPALRAKFAGQPEQVINFFYYVIEELRQIMAKLGFRTINEMVGRADMLTVDDSLRTPKTAHLDLSHILKPAQLLRNDVATYRVRAQDHKLYVRLDNKFIDEAEPALQKGLPVTIDCDVVNTDRALGTTLSYHVSKRYGEEGLPRDTIHINMKGSAGQSLGAFLAPGITIELEGDANDYVGKGLSGGRLVVYPPKSSPFKAEENIIIGNVCFFGATSGQAFVRGIAAERFAVRNSGATLVVEGTGDHGCEYMTGGRVVVLGLTGRNFAAGMSGGIAYVLDMAHSFAPKVNMSTIELGPVSDPQEVAELRSLIEDHRHYTGSEIADRVLRNFHHLLPMFVRVMPLDYKRVIEQEAQRAAEEKKRQSVIDLIPSQTASQVDLVATGYDPVLPRDANALTVSTSALISPEGSPKHKPQEPQIVDVEDAMVDETATKERLAKVDKVRGFMKYKRLNEAYRPPRKRVKDWKEISTRLKPSELKYQSARCMDCGIPFCQSDTGCPIANVIPKWNTMIFEGRWLDALNRLLKTNNFPEFTGRVCPAPCESACVLGINEAPVGIKSIECAIIDKGFEMGWMTPNPPEHRTGKRVAVIGSGPAGLAAADQLNKAGHIVTVYERQDRVGGLLMYGIPNMKLDKGVVQRRVDLMAAEGVTFITNAHVGVDSQYDPLNIKAENDAVIVATGATWPRDLKLPHREVDGIHFAMDFLTPNTKVKAFGDDAPGFISAQGKDVIVIGGGDTGNDCIGTSMRHGAKSIVNFELLPEPPKSRAPDNPWPMFNRSFRTDYGHAEVQAHFGHDPRKYCMATKKFVLDDEGKLKGLDTVQVEWTKQNGQWKMEEAVGSEKFYPAQLVLLALGFLGPQQECLKALGVETDPRTNIKTAPNSYSTNVPGVFAAGDCHRGQSLVVWGIREGRQAAAEVDTFLMGSTHLAWQGGIEKRQYVVPSISKPLHGLDEKAGDIETSSQGVDLESASVTASA from the exons ATGTGTGGTGTCGGGTTCATCTGTCACATCAAAGGCCATGCAGCGCACAAGATTGTAAGCGATGCGAGGAACATTCTCTGTAATATGACCCACCGAGGTGCCA CCGGTGCGGATGCCCGGGATGGTGACGGCGCTGGTGTCATGACTGGTATTCCCCACGACTTTTTCGTTCGTGAGGCTAGCTTCTGCTTCGATGCCAAGCTCCCTGGGGAGGGTCACTATGCCGTAGGAAatgtctttttctccacGGACGATTACGCCCAACAGCAAGGAACCTTCGAATCAATTGCCAAGTCTCTCGGTTTGAGAGTTCTTGGTTGGCGAGAAGTCCCCACCGACAACTCCATCCTTGGTCCTGCCTCTAAAAGCAAGGAACCCAAAATTCTCCAGCCTTTCGTCGTTCTTGAGGAGCACTATGGCCCCGGACAGGACAGCCAGGATGGCAACTTCGATGAGCGGAAGTTTGAGAGGGAGCTATACATCCTTCGAAAGCAGGCTACTCACAAGAT TGGCCTCAAGAACGGCTTCTATGTTTGCTCTCTTACCACCTCAAACATTGTCTATAAAGGTCAACTCTCCCCCATCCAGGTCTATAACTACTACCACGATCTTAACCACGCTCTCTACGCTTCTCATTTTGCCCTTGTTCATTCTCGTTTTTCCACCAACACTTTCCCTTCCTGGGACCGGGCCCAGCCTATGCGATGGGCCGCTCACAACGGTGAGATCAACACTGTCCGAGGTAACAAGAACTGGATGCGCGCGAGGGAGGGTAACCTCAGGTCTGACAGGTTCGGTGATGACCTTGAGCTCCTTTACCCCATCGTCGAGAGCGGCGGTTCCGACTCCGCAGCGTTTGACAACGTTCTTGAGTTGCTCGTTGTGAACGGTGTCATGACCCTCCCTGAGGCTGTCATGATGCTCATTCCCGAGGCTTGGCAGAATAATGACCTCATGGAaccggagaagaaggcgttTTACGCTTGGGCAGGTTCTTTGATGGAGCCTTGGGATGGTCCCgctctcttcaccttctctGACGGTCGATACTGCGGTGCCAACCTCGACCGAAACGGCCTTCGACCCTGTCGATTCGTCGTCACCTCGGATGACATCATGGTCTGTGCATCTGAAGTCGGTACTATTACCATTGAACCTGAGAAGATCATTCAGAAGGGTCGTCTCAAGCCTGGTAGGATGCTCCTCGTCGACACCAAGGAGGGTCGTATTGTCGACGATCGTGAGCTCAAACTCACCACTGCCAAGCGACAGCCTTTCGCTGCTTGGGTTGAGTCTCAAGTCCTTCGCCTCCCTGAGGTTGTCCGTCGAGTCCAGCGATTTGAGAACATTGATGTATCTCTCGACGAGGTTCCACTTAGCACCGACCCTAAACTTCTCGCCTTTGGCTATACCATTGAGCAGCTAAACATGCTCATGCTGCCCATGGTACATGAGGGTCACGAAGCGCTTGGTTCTATGGGTAACGACGCTGCTCTTGCTTGCATGTCTACTACTCCTCGAACGGTCTACGATTATTTCAGGCAGCTCTTCGCCCAGGTCACCAACCCCCCTATCGACCCCATCCGAGAGTCTATCGTTATGTCCTTAGAGACCATGGTCGGCAACGAGGGCAACCTCCTCGAAATCAAGCCTTCTCAGCTCCACCGATTGCACCTCAAGAGCCCTATCCTTACCATTCAGGAGATGAATTCTGTGAAGCACATGAAGCTCGCCAATTCTGGCTGGCCTTCCATCACTATTGATATTACATTTGACAAGCGTGAGGGTCTTCCTGGATACCGAAACGCTCTTGACAGAGTCCGCCAGGAGGTTATTAACGCTGTCGATGCCGGATTCAAGTCCGTCATTCTCTCTGACCGAGCTACAAGCCCCGACAGAGTGCCCCTTTCTGCTATCCTTGCCGTGGGCGGTGCCCACCACTTCCTCGtcaaggagaggaagagatctAAGGTGGCGCTCATGGTAGAAACCGGTGAGGCTAGAGAAGTGCACCATATGTGTGTTTTGATCGGTTACGGTGCGGATGCAATCTGCCCGTGGTTAATCATGGAGATGATTTACAAGGTGGGCAGGGAGGGTTT GGTCAAGGAATCTCAAAGTGTCGAGAAACTCGTTGCCAACTACATGAAGGCTACGGACGAAGGTATCCTCAAGGTCCTCTCCAAGATGGGTGTTTCAACACTTGCTTCTTACAAGGGCGCTCAGCTCTTTGAGATTCTCGGTCTTCACGAGGAGGTTGTTGGGGATTGCTTTGTTGGTACTGCCTCTAGGGTGCAAGGTGCCACCTATGAGCTTCTTGCGATGGATGCTTTTGAGTTCCACGAGAGGGCTTGGCCCACCCGAGACGCGGTCATGGTCCCCGGCATG CCCGAAAGCGGAGAGTACCACTACCGTCAAGGTTCCGAGATGCGTGTCAACGACCCCGTTTCCATCGCCCAGCTTCAAGACGCCGTTCGACAGAAGAACCAAGCGGCGTACGACACTTACTCCAAGAACTCTCGAGAGTCTATCAAGCGAGGTACCCTCCGTGGTCTTCTTGAGTTCAATTTTGAGAACGCTACCCCAGTTCCGATTGAGCAGGTTGAACCTTGGAATGAGATCGTCCGACGATGTGTCACTGGTGCCATGTCCTACGGTTCCATCTCCATGGAGGCTCACACTGCTTTGGCTCTCGCTATGAACCGTCTCGGTGGAAAATCCAACACtggtgaaggaggtgaagaCGCTGAGCGTAGCATTCCCATCCCCGGTCCCGGGGCCGAACTCAACGGCCAGCCCTTCACCCATGCGATGGAGCTCAAGCCTGTATGGGACTCTCGACGATCTGCTATAAAGCAAGTCGCTTCCGGTCGATTCGGCGTCACTTCCAACTACCTCGCCGACTCTGATGAACTTCAGATCAAGATGGCTCAAGGTGCTAAGCCTGGTGAGGGTGGTGAGCTTCCCGGTCACAAGGTGTCGGCTTCTATCGGTCGAACTCGACACTCTACTCCTGGTGTGACTCTtgtctctcctcctcctcaccaCGATATCTATTCTATCGAGGACCTTAAGCAGCTCATTTATGATCTCAAAGCTGCCAATCCCCGTGCTCGAGTCTCGGTCAAGCTTGTGTCGGAAGTTGGTGTTGGCATCGTTGCCAGCGGTGTAGTCAAGGCCAAGGCCGATCACATTACCATTTCTGGTCACGACGGTGGTACCGGTGCTGCCAAATGGACATCCATCAAGTACGCCGGTCTTCCTTGGGAGCTGGGTCTTGCCGAGACTCACCAAACTTTGGTGTTGAACAACTTGCGAGGCCGAGTGACTGTTCAGACCGACGGTCAGATCAGGACTGGTAGGGATATCGCTATTGCGACCTTGCTGGGTGCCGAGGAGTGGGGTTTCGCTACCACGCCATTGATCGCTATGGGCTGTATTATGATGAAAGCTTGTCACAA AAACACTTGTCCTGTTGGTATCGCCACCCAAGACCCAGCTCTCCGAGCCAAATTTGCCGGCCAGCCCGAGCAGGtcatcaacttcttctACTATGTTATTGAGGAACTTCGACAAATTATGGCCAAACTTGGTTTCCGAACCATCAACGAAATGGTCGGTCGTGCCGACATGCTCACTGTCGATGATTCTCTTCGAACTCCCAAGACTGCCCACCTCGACTTGTCTCACATCCTCAAACCTGCCCAGCTCCTCCGTAACGATGTGGCTACTTACCGAGTCAGGGCCCAGGACCACAAACTCTATGTACGACTTGACAACAAGTTCATTGACGAAGCTGAGCCTGCCCTCCAAAAAGGGTTGCCTGTCACCATTGACTGCGACGTCGTCAACACTGACCGAGCTCTCGGGACAACCCTTTCTTACCACGTTTCTAAGCGGTATGGTGAGGAGGGTCTTCCCCGTGACACTATCCACATCAATATGAAGGGTTCTGCGGGTCAGTCTCTCGGTGCTTTCCTTGCTCCCGGTATCACCATTGAACTTGAAGGTGACGCCAACGATTATGTTGGCAAGGGTCTTTCTGGAGGTAGACTTGTCGTTTATCCTCCCAAGTCTTCTCCATTCAAGGCTGAGGAGaatatcatcatcggtaACGTCTGCTTCTTCGGAGCTACTTCCGGTCAAGCCTTTGTTCGAGGTATTGCTGCTGAGCGATTTGCCGTTCGTAACTCTGGGGCTActcttgttgttgagggCACTGGTGACCACGGGTGCGAGTACATGACTGGTGGTCGTGTGGTGGTTCTCGGTCTTACCGGTCGAAACTTTGCTGCTGGTATGTCTGGTGGTATTGCGTACGTTCTAGACATGGCCCACAGCTTCGCTCCCAAGGTCAACATGAGTACCATCGAACTTGGCCCTGTCAGCGATCCTCAGGAAGTTGCCGAGCTCCGAAGCCTTATCGAGGATCACCGACATTACACTGGCTCTGAAATCGCCGATCGAGTACTTCGCAAtttccaccatcttctccccatGTTTGTCCGTGTCATGCCTCTTGACTACAAGCGAGTCATCGAGCAGGAGGCTCAACGAGCTgccgaggagaagaagcgacAGTCTGTTATTGATCTCATTCCTTCCCAGACTGCCTCCCAAGTCGATCTCGTTGCCACTGGCTACGACCCCGTCCTCCCCCGAGACGCCAACGCCCTCACCGTGTCCACGTCTGCCCTCATCTCTCCTGAAGGCTCTCCCAAGCATAAGCCGCAAGAGCCTCAGATTGTCGATGTCGAAGACGCAATGGTTGACGAGACTGCTACCAAGGAGCGCCTTGCCAAGGTCGACAAGGTCCGAGGCTTCATGAAGTACAAGCGACTCAATGAGGCTTACCGACCTCCGCGAAAGAGGGTCAAGGACTGGAAAGAGATTTCTACTCGACTGAAGCCCAGCGAGCTCAAATACCAGTCCGCTCGATGTATGGATTGTGGTATCCCCTTTTGCCAATCTGATACAGGTTGCCCCATCGCCAACGTCATCCCCAAGTGGAACACTATGATATTTGAGGGTCGGTGGCTGGACGCGCTCAACCGATTGCTCAAGACAAACAACTTTCCCGAGTTTACTGGCCGCGTCTGCCCTGCTCCGTGCGAGAGTGCTTGTGTGCTGGGTATCAACGAAGCTCCTGTCGGTATCAAGTCTATTGAGTGCGCGATCATCGACAAGGGCTTTGAGATGGGATGGATGACTCCCAACCCTCCAGAGCACCGAACTGGCAAGCGCGTGGCTGTCATTGGTTCTGGTCCTGCCGGCCTGGCCGCTGCCGACCAACTTAACAAGGCCGGACACATTGTGACCGTTTACGAGAGGCAAGACAGGGTTGGCGGTTTGCTCATGTATGGTATCCCCAACATGAAGCTTGACAAGGGCGTTGTTCAGCGTCGTGTTGACCTGATGGCTGCCGAGGGTGTCACGTTCATCACCAATGCACACGTCGGCGTTGACTCTCAGTATGATCCTCTCAACATCAAGGCTGAGAACGATGCGGTTATTGTTGCTACAGGTGCCACATGGCCTAGGGATCTCAAGCTCCCCCACCGAGAGGTTGATGGTATCCACTTTGCTATGGACTTTCTTACTCCGAACACCAAGGTCAAGGCGTTTGGTGATGATGCTCCTGGCTTTATCTCTGCCCAAGGCAAGGATGTCATCGTTattggtggtggtgataCTG GTAACGACTGTATCGGCACATCTATGCGACACGGTGCCAAATCCATTGTCAACTTTGAGCTCCTTCCTGAACCCCCAAAGAGTCGTGCACCTGATAACCCTTGGCCCATGTTCAACCGCTCCTTCCGCACCGACTACGGACACGCCGAAGTCCAGGCTCACTTTGGCCACGATCCGAGAAAGTACTGCATGGCCACCAAGAAGTTTGTCCTCGATGATGAGGGTAAATTGAAGGGTCTGGACACTGTGCAAGTCGAGTGGACTAAGCAGAATGGTcagtggaagatggaggaggctgTTGGATCAGAGAAA TTCTACCCCGCCCAGCTTGTGTTGCTTGCGCTTGGTTTCCTCGGTCCTCAACAAGAGTGCCTCAAGGCTCTTGGTGTCGAGACTGACCCTCGAACGAACATCAAGACTGCTCCCAAC AGCTATTCTACCAACGTTCCAGGCGTCTTTGCTGCTGGCGATTGTCACCGAGGCCAGTCCCTCGTTGTCTGGGGTATCCGCGAGGGCCGACAAGCCGCTGCTGAAGTCGACACCTTCCTGATGGGGTCGACTCACCTTGCCTGGCAGGGCGGTATCGAGAAGAGGCAGTACGTCGTGCCGTCCATTTCCAAACCTCTCCACGGACTCGATGAGAAGGCCGGCGACATTGAGACGAGCTCTCAAGGGGTGGACCTCGAGTCTGCCTCTGTGACTGCTAGTGCATAG
- a CDS encoding hypothetical protein (HMMPfam hit to Ras, Ras family, score: 84.6, E(): 2.6e-22), with protein MVLVERYVCALSFVSHKSTRTDGLSTRTDGLIGYFPTTYEPTVFENYVEMIQVDDQVVELSLWDTAGQEDFDRLRSLSYADTHVVMICFSAMDSRSQSILSRSQGNPYRPLKCDLREDPGVKERLGRRSLHPVTYDEGLATARAIRASRYLECSAKHNRGVQEAVYEAARVAVGSRARGGGSGGRRGDGWKEKCIIL; from the exons ATGGTGCTTGTGGAAAGGTAT GTGTGTGCTCTGTCTTTTGTTTCTCACAAGAGTACTCGTACTGACGGATTGAGTACTCGTACTGACGGATTGATAGGATATTTTCCAACCACATA TGAACCTACGGTGTTTGAGAATTATGTGGAGATGATCCAGGTGGACGATCAGGTGGTAGAGCTCAGCCTGTGGGATACGGCCG GCCAGGAAGACTTTGACCGGTTACGTTCGCTTTCATATGCCGATACACATGTGGTCATGATTTGTTTCTCTGCAA TGGATTCACGAAGTCAATCAATTTTGTCCAGGAGTCAAGGTAATCCTTATCG AC CGCTCAAGTGCGATCTCCGGGAGGACCCTGGGGTGAAAGAAAGGCTTGGCCGACGTTCGTTGCATCCTGTGACATATGACGAGGGGCTCGCAACCGCCCGAGCTATCCGTGCGAGCCGGTATCTAG AGTGCTCGGCCAAGCATAATCGGGGGGTGCAGGAGGCAGTTTACGAGGCAGCGCGGGTGGCGGTCGGGAGCCGGGCAAGGGGAGGCGGTTCTGGGGGACGGAGGGGCGACGGCTGGAAGGAGAAGTGTATCATCTTGTAG
- a CDS encoding hypothetical protein (Match to ESTs gb|CF191451.1|CF191451, gb|CF185607.1|CF185607, gb|CF186249.1|CF186249), which yields MKLAPNAVAAAAYLALCTSVVARVDFTRRGPDGALLTGPRYVFHARQDDSTDFVANATDVSATSFAEETPAANSAITAADSTITADSTIIAADSAITAASSTITAANSTITSNSTSYDNSTDVGAGFNGADEEDCEEEDGSSLTASGSYSAVTSASTAAVSPEEEEEDCEEEDEDEDGADSASASGASAAIAAATSVQAGSSSANPVVASQAASTTVLGAVQAADATGSSESCDGASTVYATVTVTQTVTAGSDATSIAAATLAAAVTPASSANQASSTSAAADDGSNTTTGSSSSTDGDDDDEYPECEEDDEYEDNTSAAVASSPTTSAAASTSTGGSSAVTSGQDDEEEEDCEDYEEEEDDAVSSATFSQSSTAIYSATATDPAVAVQTDSASDLTANASSSASESLSASETALPSLAQLMANTTATATDSISADATTFESTAQETASYSSFSESASVSEVIAPSAVSDYDSAAASESSSIYSSAAQESASPTPAVSSADDEQVASSSVSADDETPVTVTAEDASATAFRKRRITYWG from the exons ATGAAGCTCGCCCCCAACGCCGTCGCTGCTGCGGCATATCTCGCCCTCTGCACCTCTGTGGTCGCCCGCGTAGACTTTACGCGTCGTGGCCCCGACGGTGCCCTCCTCACTGGCCCCCGATACGTTTTCCATGCCCGTCAGGATGATTCTACAGACTTTGTCGCTAATGCCACCGACGTCAGCGCGACAAGCTTCGCCGAGGAAACCCCCGCCGCAAACTCTGCTATCACTGCCGCAGACTCCACTATCACTGCCGACTCCACTATCATTGCCGCAGACTCCGCTATCACTGCCGCAAGCTCCACTATCACTGCCGCAAACTCCACTATTACTTCCAACTCCACCTCTTACGACAACTCTACCGATGTAGGGGCTGGCTTTAATGGCGCcgacgaggaagattgcgaagaagaggatggtagCTCGCTCACCGCGTCCGGCTCATACTCTGCCGTCACCAGCGCTTCTACTGCGGCCGTTAGccctgaagaagaagaggaggactgcgaggaggaagatgaggatgaggatggagcAGACAGCGCTTCTGCGTCTGGTGCATCCGCCGCCATCGCTGCTGCAACTTCCGTCCAGGCGgggtcttcttctgccaaCCCCGTTGTGGCCTCTCAGGCGGCCTCTACAACAGTTTTGGGTGCCGTTCAGGCTGCCGATGCAACTGGATCTTCTGAATCCTGTGACGGT GCCTCTACTGTCTACGCTACTGTCACTGTAACTCAAACTGTCACCGCTGGTTCTGACGCCACTAGCATTGCTGCTGCCAcccttgctgctgccgttacccctgcttcttcagccAACCAGGCTTCATCCACTTCTGCCGCCGCCGACGATGGGTCCAATACTACCACTGGCAGCTCTTCTAGCACTGAcggcgatgatgatgatgaataC CCCGAGTgcgaggaggatgacgaaTACGAGGATAACACTTCTGCCGCCGTTGCCTCTTCCCCCACCACTTCGGCTGCCGCTAGTACTTCTACCGGCGGATCCTCTGCCGTTACTAGCGGGCaagacgacgaggaggaagaggactgTGAAGATtacgaagaggaagaggacgacgCCGTCTCTAGCGC GACTTTTAGCCAGAGCTCTACTGCCATTTACTCTGCTACCGCGACCGACCCTGCCGTTGCCGTCCAGACCGATTCAGCCTCCGATCTGACTGCCAACGCCAGCTCTTCAGCTAGCGAGTCTTTGTCCGCTTCTGAGACTGCCTTGCCCAGCCTCGCTCAGCTCATGGCCAATACCACGGCTACGGCTACCGATTCTATCTCTGCCGACGCCACTACATTTGAGTCCACCGCGCAGGAGACTGCCTCctactcttctttctccgAGTCTGCCTCTGTTTCTGAGGTGATTGCTCCTTCAGCAGTCTCTGATTACGACTCGGCTGCCGCTTCAGAGTCCTCTTCTATCTACTCTTCCGCCGCCCAAGAGAGTGCCTCTCCCACCCCTGCTGTATCTTCTGCAGACGACGAGCAGGTCGCCTCTTCCAGCGTCAGTGCTGATGACGAGACTCCCGTCACTGTGACTGCCGAAGATGCCTCTGCTACTGCGTTCCGCAAGCGCCGAATCACGTACTGGGGTTAA
- a CDS encoding hypothetical protein (HMMPfam hit to SLT, Transglycosylase SLT domain, score: 42.4, E(): 1.3e-09) codes for MFANSLPLITALLPLLTLTTQAAAAHSNQPPHLRHRRVLHHRRDIENKHPHVAMAQLPPRSNAGHADAKKLIKKSVKKRGQTCRTRGSSYSTSASYGDAAAVQTLSSSSDGEPASSSAAWSDDSSSSSYVAAATPVAATLSNEQAWAPQVTSSSDDWSESTTADSWSSSATSSSAWTQPTTSSGSDSSSGSSSSGLLTITDATCGYSNSDSDSPNGSEDWLNCGLDGAGWTPPTVTVDELIAAELTTDGVFSPCADYVDLFNQYAEQYGLKGIMLASFAMQESTCNPSATGGNGEAGLMQLASENCSGAPNGDCYDVDFNIQRAAELFSGLISSNGGNVLLAIGSYNGWYSGLTYAAGTAAASLGQCSAQNNLDYIHQFCNGWMQNKSGYTLGTYFNLASC; via the exons ATGTTCGCCAACTCCCTCCCACTCAtcaccgccctcctcccccttctcaCGCTCACAACCCAGGCGGCCGCCGCCCACTCCAACCAGCCCCCCCATCTTCGCCACAGGCGGGTCCTTCACCATCGCCGCGACATCGAGAACAAGCATCCCCACGTCGCCATGGCTCAGCTCCCGCCCAGGTCAAACGCTGGCCACGCAGATGCCAAGAAGCTCATCAAGAAGAGCGTCAAGAAGCGCGGCCAGACCTGCCGAACGCGCGGCTCCTCGTACTCCACATCTGCATCCTACGGTGACGCTGCTGCCGTCCAGACCctgtcctcttcttctgacgGCGAGCCTGCATCCTCTAGCGCTGCCTGGTCTGacgactcttcttcttcctcttatGTTGCTGCCGCCACTCCCGTCGCGGCCACTTTGAGCAATGAGCAAGCCTGGGCTCCCCAG GTTACCTCGTCTTCCGACGACTGGTCTGAGAGCACCACTGCCGACAGCTGGTCTTCCAGCGcgacttcctcttctgcctgGACCCAGCCTACCACCTCTTCCGGCAGCGACTCTAGCTCTGGGTCTTCCAGCTCCGGCCTTCTTACCATCACTGACGC TACCTGTGGCTATTCCAACTCTGACTCGGACAGCCCTAATGGTTCCGAAGACTGGCTCAACTGTGGTCTCGACGGTGCCGGCTGGACTCCTCCTACGGTCACTGTCGATGAACTCATCGCGGCCGAACTTACTACCGACGGtgtcttctctccttgcGCCGACTATGTCGATTTGTTCAATCAATACGCTGAACAGTATGGCC TCAAGGGCATTATGCTCGCCTCTTTCGCTATGCAAGAATCCACGTGCAACCCTTCCGCTACCGGCGGTAACGGTGAGGCTGGTCTCATGCAACTCGCTTCCGAAAACTGTAGTGGTGCTCCCAACGGAGA CTGTTACGACGTCGACTTTAACATTCAACGCGCTGCCGAGCTCTTCTCCGGCCTCATCAGCTCTAACGGCGGCAATGTGCTTTTGGCCATCGGTTCTTACAACGGCTGGTATTCTGGCTTGACCTATGCTGCTGGtactgctgctgctagCCTGGGCCAGTGCAGTGCGCAGAACAATCTTGATTATATTCATCAATTCTGTAATGGGTGGATGCAGAACAAGAGTGGCTACACCTTGGGTACTTACT TCAACCTCGCGAGTTGTTAA
- a CDS encoding hypothetical protein (HMMPfam hit to DUF852, Eukaryotic protein of unknown function (DUF852), score: 187.4, E(): 2.9e-53): MASQPVTFPSQPRREMAPTPLRSHKSASGFEYPAMWSFPPFFTLQPNPQTLAHQLQLWRRLVLDWSRHERVFEMNTDSTGKDVLEVFENRTINRRLLPPSLKTLMGEMVKNGEAAANPPKQDSQYLIYWRKPEEWGDIIYHWVMDNGLNSSIMTFYEITDGDLSHTTEFHELPISILRKALETLVKRGRAQIIEGKDEIGEGHFVIWTLIVA, encoded by the exons ATGGCCTCCCAACCCGTCACATTTCCTAGCCAGCCCCGCCGAGAGATGGCGCCTACACCTTTACGCTCACACAAGAGTGCGAGTGGGTTTGAGTACCCGGCGATGTGGAGTTTTCCCCCTTTCTTCAC ACTCCAACCCAATCCTCAAACATTGGCGCATCAGCTACAACTATGGAGGAGGCTGGTACTCGACTGGTCAAGGCATGAAAGGGTGTTCGAAATGAATACGGACAGTACAGGGAAGGATGTACTGGAAGTGTTCGAAAATCGGACAATCAACC GGAGGCTGTTACCGCCTTCATTGAAAACTTTGATGGGTGAGATGGTCAAGAATG GTGAAGCAGCTGCCAACCCACCCAAGCAAGATTCACAGTACCTGATTTACTGGCGAAAACCCGAGGAATGGGGAGATATAATATACCACTGG GTAATGGACAATGGTCTCAACTCTAGTATCATGACATTCTACGAGATCACGGATGGTGATCTTTCACATACGACAG AGTTCCACGAACTTCCTATTTCCATATTACGAAAAGCACTAGAGACCTTAGTAAAGCGCGGTAGAGCACAAATAATAGAAGGGAAAGACGAAATTGGAGAAGGT CATTTTGTTATTTGGACTCTTATTGTGGCGTAA